The Argentina anserina chromosome 3, drPotAnse1.1, whole genome shotgun sequence genome includes a region encoding these proteins:
- the LOC126788071 gene encoding zinc transporter 6, chloroplastic, producing MAACGSDTARTLACRDGHAAAQLKLISIAVIFITSVVGITSPVLLARHFQGKPAYDRATLLIKCFAAGVILSTSLVHVLPDAFAALSDCQVASRHPWKDYPFSGLVTMIGAIAALLVDLTASAHMESHTAHSHGQYEVLPVATTEELQTKKASAIELKVEGAVSSGHNHSQEEMMIRMKQRLVSQVLEIGIIFHSVIIGVTMGMSQNQCTIRPLVAALAFHQIFEGMGLGGCIAQAGFTFGTTAYMCFMFAVTTPMGIVLGMILFSLTGYDDSSPNALIMEGLLGSFSSGILIYMALVDLISLDFFHNKMMTSNSWLRKTSFIALVLGSISMSILALWA from the exons ATGGCCGCGTGCGGTTCCGACACCGCCCGAACCCTCGCGTGCCGAGACGGCCACGCGGCGGCGCAGCTGAAGCTCATCTCCATTGCCGTCATCTTCATCACCAGCGTCGTCGGCATCACCTCCCCCGTCCTCCTCGCACGTCACTTCCAAGGCAAGCCCGCCTACGACCGCGCAACTCTCTTAATCAAGTGCTTCGCCGCCGGCGTCATCCTTTCCACTTCCCTCGTCCACGTCCTCCCCGACGCTTTCGCCGCCCTCTCCGACTGCCAAGTCGCCTCCCGCCACCCCTGGAAGGACTACCCCTTCTCCGGCCTCGTTACCATGATCGGCGCCATCGCTGCACTCCTCGTCGACCTCACTGCCAGTGCCCACATGGAGAGCCACACTGCTCACTCCCACGGCCAGTACGAGGTCCTCCCGGTGGCCACCACGGAGGAGCTGCAGACCAAGAAGGCGTCGGCGATCGAGTTGAAAGTTGAAGGTGCAGTTAGTAGTGGCCATAACCATAGCCAGGAGGAGATGATGATCCGAATGAAGCAGAGATTGGTGTCACAGGTTTTGGAGATAGGGATAATATTTCACTCTGTGATTATAGGAGTGACGATGGGGATGTCTCAGAATCAATGCACCATACGACCATTGGTGGCTGCGCTTGCGTTTCATCAGATTTTCGAGGGCATGGGCCTCGGTGGCTGCATTGCTCAG GCAGGGTTCACCTTTGGAACAACGGCCTACATGTGCTTCATGTTTGCAGTGACTACTCCAATGGGGATTGTTCTGGGGATGATCTTATTCTCGTTGACAGGTTACGACGACAGTAGCCCTAACGCCTTGATCATGGAGGGATTGTTGGGGTCTTTCTCCTCGGGTATTCTCATTTACATGGCTCTTGTCGATCTTATATCTCTTGATTTCTTCCACAACAAGATGATGACCTCTAATTCATGGTTGaggaaaacttcattcatcgcCCTTGTTCTTGGCTCTATCTCCATGTCCATCCTTGCCCTTTGGGCCTAG